A genome region from Panicum virgatum strain AP13 chromosome 4K, P.virgatum_v5, whole genome shotgun sequence includes the following:
- the LOC120703250 gene encoding uncharacterized protein LOC120703250 isoform X1, producing MSICGLHPSSAHPPALSADDAAAAQENLPFVLVELKAYVAKRDNATTAFSETCDGKKIQVTCCLRRPPRVSYVCVHSPDAAEINMEPTVLATEEGFILIRVTIGAKGGQQKKNIDYYVYQADGAGGPSLTLLPRPPTGYSFNASNIGILVCRPDDDDQSGFFLQPHRPDDNKGYIVVGLHRKLGQPPGHFTLCIYDEKDGFWKTHPVSLSLQEQGNDFAHINCKVIAIGGRSGTMAFVDLWRGIIFCDVCMDAPLLSYVKLPEPLKRTKILQGDSRLCRDIAVVGNRLKYVELQVRYKASVVFKDHCVTNGWVAAIWSRPASSVSTEGWQEQSWVMDATGLKVDSEHLNLLPKVQNDEGCILPPFLRVYICQPVLGLGDGKDIIYFTVKRNRGDADGWVVSVDLENKEVLGVAPFAAQRYIVINHAYMSSRISRYMSEYAGD from the exons ATGAGCATCTGCGGTCTCCACCCGTCCTCCGCGCACCCGCCGGCGCTCTccgccgacgacgccgccgctgcccaagAAAATCTCCCCTTCGTGCTCGTCGAGCTTAAAGCCTACGTCGCCAAGCGCGACAACGCCACCACCGCCTTCTCCGAGACCTGCGATGGCAAGAAGATCCAGGTCACCTGCTgtctccgccgcccgccgcgcgtaTCGTACGTGTGCGTCCACAGCCCGGACGCCGCCGAGATCAACATGGAGCCGACCGTCCTCGCCACGGAGGAGGGGTTCATCCTGATCCGCGTCACGATCGGGGCTAAAGGGGGACAGCAAAAGAAGAATATTGACTACTACGTCTACCAGGCCGACGGGGCGGGGGGACCATCCCTCACGCTCCTCCCGCGGCCCCCTACCGGCTATTCCTTCAATGCTAGCAACATCGGTATCCTGGTATGCCgccccgacgacgacgaccaaaGCGGGTTCTTCCTTCAGCCCCACCGCCCTGACGACAACAAAGGATACATCGTGGTTGGGCTTCATCGAAAACTGGGGCAGCCCCCAGGACACTTCACTCTTTGTATCTACGATGAAAAGGATGGATTTTGGAAGACTCACCCTGTATCGCTGAGCCTGCAGGAGCAGGGCAACGACTTCGCCCATATAAACTGCAAGGTGATCGCAATAGGAGGAAGAAGTGGCACCATGGCCTTTGTGGACCTGTGGCGCGGCATCATCTTCTGTGATGTGTGTATGGATGCCCCGCTTCTTTCTTACGTCAAACTGCCAGAGCCTCTTAAGCGAACAAAGATTCTACAGGGCGACTCACGGCTCTGCCGGGACATTGCAGTCGTTGGCAATCGCCTCAAGTATGTAGAGCTACAGGTGCGCTACAAAGCCAGTGTTGTGTTCAAGGATCACTGTGTCACAAATGGCTGGGTGGCTGCTATATGGAGCAGGCCAGCCAGTAGCGTTTCCACGGAGGGTTGGCAAGAGCAGAGCTGGGTTATGGATGCCACAGGCCTGAAGGTTGACAGTGAGCACTTGAATCTACTTCCAAAGGTGCAGAATGATGAAGGCTGCATTTTACCCCCTTTCTTGAGAGTTTACATTTGCCAACCAGTGCTCGGTCTAGGGGATGGTAAGGATATCATTTACTTTACAGTCAAGCGCAATCGTGGAGATGCCGATGGATGGGTTGTCAGTGTggacctagaaaacaaagaagtATTGGGGGTGGCTCCCTTCGCCGCACAAAGATACATAGTCATCAACCATGCCTACATGTCCAGTAGGATCTCCAG GTACATGTCTGAATATGCAGGGGACTAG
- the LOC120703250 gene encoding uncharacterized protein LOC120703250 isoform X2 has translation MSICGLHPSSAHPPALSADDAAAAQENLPFVLVELKAYVAKRDNATTAFSETCDGKKIQVTCCLRRPPRVSYVCVHSPDAAEINMEPTVLATEEGFILIRVTIGAKGGQQKKNIDYYVYQADGAGGPSLTLLPRPPTGYSFNASNIGILVCRPDDDDQSGFFLQPHRPDDNKGYIVVGLHRKLGQPPGHFTLCIYDEKDGFWKTHPVSLSLQEQGNDFAHINCKVIAIGGRSGTMAFVDLWRGIIFCDVCMDAPLLSYVKLPEPLKRTKILQGDSRLCRDIAVVGNRLKYVELQVRYKASVVFKDHCVTNGWVAAIWSRPASSVSTEGWQEQSWVMDATGLKVDSEHLNLLPKSSAIVEMPMDGLSVWT, from the exons ATGAGCATCTGCGGTCTCCACCCGTCCTCCGCGCACCCGCCGGCGCTCTccgccgacgacgccgccgctgcccaagAAAATCTCCCCTTCGTGCTCGTCGAGCTTAAAGCCTACGTCGCCAAGCGCGACAACGCCACCACCGCCTTCTCCGAGACCTGCGATGGCAAGAAGATCCAGGTCACCTGCTgtctccgccgcccgccgcgcgtaTCGTACGTGTGCGTCCACAGCCCGGACGCCGCCGAGATCAACATGGAGCCGACCGTCCTCGCCACGGAGGAGGGGTTCATCCTGATCCGCGTCACGATCGGGGCTAAAGGGGGACAGCAAAAGAAGAATATTGACTACTACGTCTACCAGGCCGACGGGGCGGGGGGACCATCCCTCACGCTCCTCCCGCGGCCCCCTACCGGCTATTCCTTCAATGCTAGCAACATCGGTATCCTGGTATGCCgccccgacgacgacgaccaaaGCGGGTTCTTCCTTCAGCCCCACCGCCCTGACGACAACAAAGGATACATCGTGGTTGGGCTTCATCGAAAACTGGGGCAGCCCCCAGGACACTTCACTCTTTGTATCTACGATGAAAAGGATGGATTTTGGAAGACTCACCCTGTATCGCTGAGCCTGCAGGAGCAGGGCAACGACTTCGCCCATATAAACTGCAAGGTGATCGCAATAGGAGGAAGAAGTGGCACCATGGCCTTTGTGGACCTGTGGCGCGGCATCATCTTCTGTGATGTGTGTATGGATGCCCCGCTTCTTTCTTACGTCAAACTGCCAGAGCCTCTTAAGCGAACAAAGATTCTACAGGGCGACTCACGGCTCTGCCGGGACATTGCAGTCGTTGGCAATCGCCTCAAGTATGTAGAGCTACAGGTGCGCTACAAAGCCAGTGTTGTGTTCAAGGATCACTGTGTCACAAATGGCTGGGTGGCTGCTATATGGAGCAGGCCAGCCAGTAGCGTTTCCACGGAGGGTTGGCAAGAGCAGAGCTGGGTTATGGATGCCACAGGCCTGAAGGTTGACAGTGAGCACTTGAATCTACTTCCAAAG TCAAGCGCAATCGTGGAGATGCCGATGGATGGGTTGTCAGTGTggacctag